A segment of the Candidatus Komeilibacteria bacterium CG_4_10_14_0_2_um_filter_37_10 genome:
AACAAAAAATTCACCTCTCATCATAAACGCCACCCACTTATGATATCCCTCACTCGGGCGCCAACGGGACATGATGTCTATAATTTTTTGGTCTGGGGTTAGAAAAAAAGGAAACATGATAATACCTCTTTGATTTGTTTATAAATGTACAAAAAACCGCTCCTTTTGCTGAAGCGGTGGGCTATCATCTAAAAATAATAATTATGATCTAAATAACAAACCAACGCTCAGCAATAAATTACTGGAACTTGAGTATTTACTATAGCGTTGTGATTGTTTAAATAAATTCATAAATTTAGTATATCTTTAACTTAACTGGTAACAAGAATAATGTCAAACTATTACTGTGGATAATTATCATTAGTTGTTCTTTAACCGATACTGCAAAGACTCGGCTAAGTGTTCTGTCAAAATTTCCTCAGAACAAGCTAAATCAGCTATCGTGCGTGCAATTTTTAATAAGCGAAAGTAACTACGTGGTGATAAATTAAGTTGATTAATCGCTTGCTCTAAAAGCAACTGGGCTTCTTTGCCCAACTGACAATACTGCCTTGTCTGCTGACTGGTTAATTGATAATTTAGTAGTCCTTGCTGTCGTGCTCTTTGTCTTTGGCGTGTCTGACTAACAATCTCCCGCCAATGACTAGATTTTTCCGCATCATCTTTCTGTACCAATTCCGCAAACTGCAAACGCGGTACTTCCACAAACAGATCAATGCGATCCAAAAGTGGTCCAGATATTTTATTGCGATATTTAATAATGCTTCCTGGTGAACAAACGCAACGTCGATCAGGATCGCTTAAATAACCACAAGGACACGGATTCATCGCCGCTAATAAAATGAAGTCGGCGGGAAACTCATAAGTACCAAACACGCGGGCAATGGTTACGACCTTATCCTCCAATGGCTGTCGTAAATTTTCCAAAACAGTACGCGGAAATTCTGGTAACTCATCGAGAAATAGAACTCCCTTATGCGCCAACGTTATTTCACCGGGAGCTGGATGACTGCCGCCACCGATCAAAGAAATGGCTGAAGCGGTATGATGCGGATGACGCCAAGGTGCCGCGACTAGCAAAGGATGCTTGCGTGGTAATAAACCGGCGACACTATAAATATTGGTAACAGCTAAAGATTCTTCACGAGTTAATGGTGGTAGAAGCGAAATCATGGATTTAGCTAGCATGGTTTTACCTGAACCTGGTGGCCCAGTAAGTAATAAATTGTGGTTGCCGGCCGCGGCAATGACCAGTGCTCGTTTAGCTTGTGCTTGTCCACGAATATCCGACAAATCTACTGGATAACTGACCGTTTCTTGAGCCGCGGCCGTACCACCGTTTGCTACTGGCAATATTTCTTTTCCTTGCAGGTGAGCAACTAATTCTGCTAAATTATTGGCACCCCTTATTTCTAAACCATTAATTAAAGATGCTTCAGCTACATTAGCGATTGGTAGATATATCTTTTTTGCTCCGATTTCCGCTAATGTTTTAGCTATACTCAGAACACCGTTGATTGGTTTGATGTCGCCAGTCAAAGACAGCTCGCCCAGATAATAGGCTTGGGCATCTTCGGGATTGATGCGGATAGCCCGCGAACACCACAAAATTGCCACGGCCATAGCCAAATCATAATAGCTCCCAAATTTTTTTAAATCGGCTGGCGCTAAATTGACTATCACCTTACGGCGTGGCCAATCCAAGGCACTATTACGAACGGCTTGACGCACTCGCTCCCGCGCTTCAGCTACACTCTGATCAGGTAATCCAACAATAATAAAATTATTCAAAGCGCTGCTCAAATCTGCCTCCACCGCAATTGGCTGGCAATTTAAACCGATAATCGTTGCGCAATTAATTACTACAGACATATTTTTTAATTAAAAAAAGGATCTCAACGAATTATTTCGTTGGACCCTGTAAAAATTATTTACTAACGCTGGCGTCAATTACCTGAACGCCACCAATAGTAACATGACATTCGATAAATTTTAAGTGGCTAGCGACTGCTAAAGTATTATGTAAATCTTGCACTTCATTACATATTTCTTTAGCCATCGAACTCGCATCGTCACAACAATGCGCTCCTTCAATCTTTAAAAAAACACAAATCTCCGGATGACATTCAGTATAATAGTAAAAAAAGAATGTGGTTTTGATCTCTTTTTTTAGACTTAAACGGTTATCGATTATTTTTTTGATGGTACTCATCAAAATAATCTTATACTCCTTTACGTTTTCTGAGACCATCTCTGAGACCATTGGTGAATCGGAAAACAGTTGCGGTAAATAGACAGAAACTATCATGATTAACTCCAATTGATAATAAAATGAACTACTTAATTATTTGCTCACATCTTAGCGATAATCATTTTTTTTGTCAAATAAAAAGCAGAGTCTATTATACACTCTGCCCTAAGAAATTATGTTTTTACCTTAACTTTTGCACAGTGACCAAATTCTTGATTAAACGGCGTTCCTTTTTGACACGCCACGCAGTCTACTTCATCATATGTCGGTATGTTCAGTTCAAGCAAAGAACAAAGTGCTGGCACGCCAAGTTTCTCAGCAGTTACACCGCCGCGATTACAAATCGCACCGACAACAACTACCTCGCCACCCAAACGTATCACTTCTTTTATTACCCCAGCTACTGAGTCACCGGTCG
Coding sequences within it:
- a CDS encoding magnesium chelatase translates to MSVVINCATIIGLNCQPIAVEADLSSALNNFIIVGLPDQSVAEARERVRQAVRNSALDWPRRKVIVNLAPADLKKFGSYYDLAMAVAILWCSRAIRINPEDAQAYYLGELSLTGDIKPINGVLSIAKTLAEIGAKKIYLPIANVAEASLINGLEIRGANNLAELVAHLQGKEILPVANGGTAAAQETVSYPVDLSDIRGQAQAKRALVIAAAGNHNLLLTGPPGSGKTMLAKSMISLLPPLTREESLAVTNIYSVAGLLPRKHPLLVAAPWRHPHHTASAISLIGGGSHPAPGEITLAHKGVLFLDELPEFPRTVLENLRQPLEDKVVTIARVFGTYEFPADFILLAAMNPCPCGYLSDPDRRCVCSPGSIIKYRNKISGPLLDRIDLFVEVPRLQFAELVQKDDAEKSSHWREIVSQTRQRQRARQQGLLNYQLTSQQTRQYCQLGKEAQLLLEQAINQLNLSPRSYFRLLKIARTIADLACSEEILTEHLAESLQYRLKNN